One Pelobates fuscus isolate aPelFus1 chromosome 8, aPelFus1.pri, whole genome shotgun sequence genomic window carries:
- the LOC134570647 gene encoding uncharacterized protein LOC134570647, translated as MVGIVPKKDAPGVDFCGVDQYYYIVRSDLGCYMRASNFNKGEGLVVYSLHPSCRNGDHYLAYEDDLFYIIKGTNYRRVKNMNTDEGAVVYSLHPSCRGGDHYLSAFGHMYIIDQSRGVYRKTRNMNTYESGVEYTLHPNCRNGLYYFGVRNYYYFLKPHDEWGVQYYRCTNFNKNENGESFSIHPTVTNFLPGGLAIMQGPSFGVWECIKTITNDSQSPITWTNKINKKVGYTKEKMSSIEHTWNVSATVSAETGGLSALVVKSQFSLTTSYGGKSVNTDRENWNEVTETEETISLTVKANEKIYVWQYKLGLGKEAVLFCRDMKFDDDPKPPTENPLPPAN; from the coding sequence ATGGTTGGGATTGTTCCCAAGAAGGATGCCCCAGGAGTGGATTTTTGTGGTGTTGATCAATATTACTACATTGTTCGATCTGACCTTGGCTGCTACATGCGGGCTTCAAACTTCAACAAGGGTGAAGGTTTAGTGGTCTACAGTCTGCATCCCTCTTGTAGAAATGGAGACCATTACCTGGCATATGAAGATGATCTATTCTATATCATTAAGGGCACAAATTATCGCCGTGTGAAAAACATGAACACAGATGAAGGTGCTGTAGTCTACTCTCTACATCCCAGCTGCCGGGGTGGTGATCACTATCTCTCTGCCTTCGGTCACATGTACATCATCGACCAGAGTCGAGGGGTTTATCGTAAAACTAGAAATATGAACACATACGAGAGTGGTGtggaatacacactgcatcccaactGCAGGAATGGGCTCTACTACTTTGGTGTCAGAAACTACTATTACTTTCTGAAGCCTCATGATGAATGGGGGGTTCAGTATTACAGATGCACAAACTTCAACAAGAATGAGAATGGGGAGTCCTTTTCCATACATCCCACTGTCACAAACTTCCTCCCTGGGGGCTTAGCCATTATGCAGGGTCCCTCATTTGGTGTCTGGGAGTGCATCAAAACCATCACCAATGACTCGCAGTCTCCGATCACCTGGACAAACAAGATCAACAAGAAGGTTGGCTATACAAAGGAGAAGATGTCCTCCATAGAACATACATGGAACGTGTCAGCCACAGTGTCTGCTGAGACGGGAGGTCTGAGTGCCCTTGTTGTAAAGAGCCAGTTCTCTCTCACTACTTCATATGGGGGGAAGAGTGTTAACACAGACAGAGAGAACTGGAATGAGGTAACGGAAACTGAGGAAACCATAAGCCTGACCGTGAAGGCCAATGAGAAGATCTATGTTTGGCAGTACAAACTGGGTCTAGGTAAAGAAGCTGTACTGTTCTGCAGGGATATGAAGTTTGATGATGATCCAAAACCACCAACTGAGAATCCTCTACCACCAGCTAACTAG